In Pseudoalteromonas tetraodonis, the genomic window TCTACCTCTAAACGTTCAGTATCTTTGTCGGTAAAGGCAAAGCTCGTCATGGTGGCTATTTGCCAAGGCTTAGCGGGCTGGCTTCTAAATAAATGCACTTCTAGCGGGCGTGGGCCTGTTCTATTAGTAAGGTAGGGTGAATGTTTAAAGTTAAGCGCAATAGCGTGCGTTGTGTCAGGAATAGCGCATAAACTAATTGATGCTGCTAAGTATCGCTGTAGTGCTGGCAGTAAACTCACATAGGCGCAAGGCGAAGTAATGCTATTCATCATATCCACCCCTTTTCGGCAAACGACACACAACTTTCGCCAACCACTATGTGGTCTAGCACACGAATATCTACCAGCTTTAGCGCCTCTACTAAGCGTTCTGTAATGCGCTTATCGGCTTGGCTAGGTTCAGGAACACCTGAAGGATGGTTATGCGCAAATATTACCGCAGCGGCATTATGGCTTAATGCCATCTTTAACACCTCACGCGGGTAAACTGACGCGGCATCGATTGTGCCAAAAAACATTTCTTCAAAACTGATCAGCTGATGCTGGCTATCTAAAAACATCACTGCAAACACTTCACGCTCATGCGCACCCAGCTTTAAGGTCAAATACTCTTTTACATTTGCAACGTCGGTAAAGGTGCCTTCTCGTTTGTATTTAAGAGCTAGGGCTTCAGCCGCTCGCTCTAGCAGCTCATTCAGTCCAGACGTTTTAAAGGGATAGTGGTGATTGCTTTGGTTTGTTGTACGCATAGTAAGCTCCTTAAGTAATTTGTATGGCTATGCGTATTAATGAAATATATCTAAAACTGTTTTCAATAAGGCCTGTTACTTGGTGGCATAAGGGCGTGCGTATCCAACTATTAAAAGTAAAAAATAACTTTCCCGTGTTTGTTATGTAGCGATTGCTATTAATCGCCTATCAATAATTTAAACCAGTAGCCGGAGTAGCAAAGCATCGGCTTATTACGTTTTAGGAAAAACAATGAATACAGAAATTTATGTAGAAGCCGCCCTAGTCGAAACACAAAGAGACCGCTTTGTAGGTGGTATTGGCTTTATAGCACTGGATGACAATGCATGTATTGGAAATGAAAACTGGGAGTATTTTGGTTATACCAGCAACAGATTGGAACTAGAGCTTTCGGCCCTTGCTTTTGGGTTAAAGCATGCCAGTGATGGCGATATTATCTATTCAAGTAGCGACTATTGCGTAGATGGTTTTAATGACTGGCTAGCAGGCTGGAAACGCCGAGATTGGCGAAAAGCAAATAAAAAGCCAATTACCAATGAAGACCTTTGGCGGCTGGTGGATAAACTTAGCGCGAATAAGCACATTGAAGTAAAAAAAGCAGATAACCGCTTAGCAGGAAAGCATGCCGCTTATAGGTATGCACTAGCAGCGGCAAACCGTCAATTGTAATTTGTATAACTCACAAGCTGGCAGTACCAGCTTGTGAGTTATATGTGTGTTGCCTTAAAAAAGCATCGTTAGCTGTGCTCATTGAACAGACAAAAGTAAAAAATAACACGGCGGCCTTTGTTATGAGTTAAACAACATAACAGGGTTCAAAATGATAAATTTCCTTAGCCTAGGGCAAGTAATAAACAAAACAACATTGTGTAAAAGCAACATATATAAACTAATGAGTAACGGAGAGTTCCCAAAAAACTTTACCGTATCAGGTAAGCGAAAAGCTTGGCTTGAAAGCGACGTTGAAGAGTGGATGTTAAGTAAGCTAGAAGCCACAGAAGAGTAACTACAACTAAGTAAACTAAACGTATATTGAGCCAGGTCGTTAACGGCCTGGTGCTTTATGCGCTCATAATGCCTTTTAGCTTAGAGCAATTGGCGAGTTGTATTGACCATTCCGCAATTTTCTCATACTCTACTTTTGTTCACAGTCAGAGATAAATCAATGAGTGACGAAATACTAACAATTCAAGAGCTTGCTCTTTACTTAAAGCTTAATGAAAAAACAGCTTATCGCTTAGCGGGTGAAGGTAAACTACCAGGGTTTAAAGTAGGCGGTTCATGGCGCTTTAAACGTGAAGATATAGAACAATGGATAGAGCAAAAAAAACAAGGAGTGTAAGTGAATATAACCCCCTATCATGCAAAATACTTTGCACATGAATTATCAATTCTTCATGCCAATAATGGCGTAGACAGGCTTTCACAATCATTATTCGATGCAAGTGTTGATTTAAATCCACACCAAATTGAAGCTGCCTTATTTGCGCTAGATAACCCTTTAAATAAAGGTGTAGTGCTAGCAGATGAAGTAGGCTTAGGTAAAACCATTGAAGCAGGTTTAGTACTTTGCCAATACTGGGCCGAGCGCAAACGTAAACTACTTATTATTTGTCCTGCATCACTGCGCCGTCAATGGGCACAGGAGCTTCAAGATAAGTTTAACCTACCATCACAAATACTCGATGCTAAGACTTATAATCAACTGCAAAAATCAGGCATATATAACCCGCTAAATAATAAGCAAGTCGTAATAATGTCCTATCACTACGCTGCGAGGCTAGAAGATAAGCTAGTCGGGCAAATGTGGGATCTTGTAGTTATAGACGAAGCGCATAAACTTCGTAATGCTCACCGCGAAAGTAACAAAATGGGCCAAGCGTTAAAGCGTGCTTTATTTGGAAGAAAGAAACTTTTACTTACAGCAACACCACTTCAAAACTCCCTTATGGAGCTTTACGGCATGTCTACGTTAATAGATGAGCATATTTTTGGTGATGACAAAGCATTCAGAAAACAATTTATGCAAGGCGATAGTGACCAACAAGAGCTCAAAGAGCGTCTCGCAGGCTTTGTTAAACGCACACTACGTAAACAAGTACTTGAATATGTAAAGTATACTCAACGTAAAGCGTTAACCGTTCCTTTCACTCCATCAGATCAAGAACAAGCCTTATACGATGCTGTTTCAACGTTTATTGAAAAAGACCACAGCTACGCATTACCTAAACGACAAAAGCACTTAACAGGTCTGATATTACGCAAGCTGCTTGCCTCAAGCTCTCATGCTGTATTGAACACACTTCAAGTCATGAAGCGCCGCCTAGAACAGCTGAAAGAGCAACGAGATGATCATGAAGATGATTTGCTGCGCACTATAATTGAAGATGACGATTTAGAAACTGACTACTTAGACGAAGAAGACATCGATGAGCTATTAGATCAAGACGCGGCAAAAGAAGTCATTGATGACAAGCGCTTAGAGGATGAGATTAAAGAGCTTGAAGGATTTATCTCGCAAGCAGAAGGCATTAATAATGACGAAAAAGCAAAAGCCTTATTACAAGCCTTAGAACTTGGTTTTTCTCAAATGGCTGAAATGGGCGCGGCCCAAAAAGTTATCATATTTACAGAATCCAAAAGAACACAAGCCTATCTTGCAACGTTCCTTGCACAACATGGTTTTAAAGACAAAATAGTCACATTTAGTGGTTCCAATACACACATTGAAGCAACCGAAATATATAAATCATGGCGCGATAAACACGCAGGTTCAGATGTAGTCACCGGCTCCCCACAAGTAGACAGAAGAACAGCATTAATTGAGCACTTTAGAGATAGCGCCGAAGTAATGATTGCAACAGAAGCTGCCGCAGAAGGTGTTAACTTACAATTTTGTTCATTACTTATTAATTACGACTTACCCTGGAATCCACAGCGCGTAGAGCAACGCATAGGCCGTTGCCATCGTTACGGCCAAAAGTTTGATGTGGTTGTTATTAACTTCATGAATCAACGTAACTATGCAGATCAACGAGTACTTGAATTGCTCACTCATAAATTCACTTTATTTGATGGTGTATTTGGCGCATCCGATTCAGTACTAGGTAGCCTTGAAAGTGGTGTTGATTTTGAAAAGCGTATTCAGCAAATTTATCAAGAATGTCGTTCACCAGCAGAAATTGAAGCAGCCTTTGAAACACTGCAAAAAGAACTTGAAGCCGATATCAACGTTAAAATGCAGCAAACACAAGAGGCGCTATTAGAGCATTTTGATGAAGACATACATGATTTACTCAAAATAAAGTTAGACCAAGCAAACGAGCGCTTAGATAAAGTATCTAGGTGGTTTTGGGCCGTTACTCAGCACCAACTACAAGAGCAGGCTTATTTTAACGAGCAAGACTATACCTTTACGCTAACTAACAAAGTAGCCGAACAAGCTCAAGGTAAGTACCAGCTTATCCGAAAAGGCACACCACCTGAAAATACAGCTCAACAAGCTATTGACAGTCATGCGCACAAATACCGTATTACACACCCCCTAGGAGAGTATGTAATCGATAATGCAAGAGTGACTGACACGCCTAAGAATGAGATAATATTTGACTATAAAAACCACCCTACAAAGGTATCGGTTGCAGAAAAACTACAAGGACAGTCAGGCTGGCTATCGTTAAACTTGCTAAGAATAGAAGCTTTTCAAACAGAAGAGCACTTAGTTTTTACTGGTATTACCGATAAAGGCCAGTTAATTGATGCTGAGGCGTGTAAGGCACTGTTTAATGTTGGTGCTACAAATGGGAGTGGTATCGCATCTGATATCCCAGAAAAGTTCCTTGAAAACCAAACAAGGCAACTTGATGCCAAACTTGCAGAGGCGATGGATTTAAATAACCAATACTTTCAGGAAGAAAGAGACAAACTTGAAAAGTGGGCTGACGATAAAGTACTGGCAGCAGAACAAGCCCTTGTAGATACCAAAAACCAAATAAAGTCGCTTAAAAGAGAAAGCCGCCATGCTACTTCTGTAGAAGAGCAACAACAAATGCAAAAACAACTAAAGGATTTAGAGCGTAAACAACGACAGCAACGCGCTGAAATATGGGATGTTGAGGATGAAATTGCAGAAAAGCGTGATGCACTCATTAAAGCTTTAGAAATACGCATGAAGCAAAAAACAGAAGTTAATGAGTTATTTACAATTCGTTGGAGTGTTAAATAGTGATAAAAAACAAATCAGCATCTAACGCTATTAAAGAGTTGGCAAAAAAAATTGAAATGTCAAAATGGGGAGGACCCAACTCCCTCTTCGCTGATGAAATAAATAATGGTTTCAGATCTGCTCTCAAACTCTTTGGCGAGTGCGGTGACTATACTTTATTTAATAACTTACTTAATGCTTTTGATTATAAATATCGGCAAGTAATAGTAAAATACATTACCGATTGTTTACCACTAAAGTATTCATCTCTTAAAAATGGCTTCATTATTGATAAAACAAAAAGTAAATGGAGTGAGTGTGTACCTCAGATAGATGCAACCAACTTTTCTCCTATAAAAGATATAAGCCTTTCAAAAAATGCCTCTTCTGGAGTAATCAGTGTGGATAGAACAAAAATGGAGCTCCCTGAATTACACAGCTTTATGTTAGACGCACTCGTTCTTTTTCGTAACGAATTTAATGAAATGCAGATAGATGAGTTATTCCAAACAATTACAAAAGTGCGTGCTAAACGTATCGATTAAGATAAATTACATATATTGAGAATTTAAATGAGCAAGTACAACGAACTAGTAAAAAAATTAAAAGAGATTTTTCAGATAGACAGACCAGAGCTAGATTTTGGTATCTACCGCATTCTTAATGCTAAAGCTGATGAGATAAATAACTACCTAGAAAACACGCTTAAGCAAAAAATAAGTGATGCATTAGCAACTGCTGGCAATGCCAATAAAGAAGAGCTTGAGAAGCAACTCACCTCAGCTATTAAGGCAGCAGAAGATGCAGGCTTTAATCCTGAGGATAGTCCCAAAGTAAAAGACTTACGCCAACAAATAATAGCAACGTCTCAAGGTGCCAATGAGCACGAAAATGCTGTGTTTACTCACCTATTGTCATTTTTCTCTCGCTACTACGACAGTGGTGATTTTGTAAGCAAACGCCGCTATAAAGGCGACACCTATGCCATCCCCTATGCTGGTGAAGAAGTGATGCTGCACTGGGCTAACAAAGATCAATACTACATTAAAAGCGGTGAGAACTTCGCAAACTACTCGTTTAAGCTTGTTGATGGCCGCAAGGTTAGCTTTAAGTTATTGGCCGCCGATACAGCTAAAGATAACCGAAAAGACAATGACGCAGATAGGCGCTTTGTTTTAATTGAACCACATACGCGTACTAAATTTGACGAAGAAGGTAATGAGTACGATGAAGAGTACCAGCCAGTAACCGTTGTTAAATCAGACGGCACCGAAGAGCTAGTTATTCAGTTTGAGTACAAAGCCGTTAAAAAAGGTACTAAGCAAGATGCGTTAGTTACAGATGCACTACAAAAAGTATTGAGTCATGATCTAGTTCAAAGTAGCTGGGCAGATATTACCAAACGTGAGCCTACCGAAAAGAATCCTAATAGAACGCTGCTAGAAAAACATTTAACGACTTATACCCAACGTAATACCGCTGATTACTTTATTCACAAAGACTTGGGTGGGTTTTTATCTAATGAGCTTGATTTTTATATTAAAAATGAAGTGATGAATTTGGATAATGTACAAAACGCAGAAGTTTTTGCTGATATCGAAAAGCAACTTAGAATGATTCAATGCTTACGCTCTATTTCGTCAGATATTATTACATTTCTCGCCCAATTAGAAAATTTTCAAAAGAAGCTTTGGACAAAGAGAAAATTTGTAACTAAATCAGACTACTGCATCTCCCTTGATATGCTTTCAAAGGCTCTACAGGATAAGGTGTTAGAGTGCTCTGAATTGTGGGCTGACTGGATTAATTTAGGTTTAGTTACTAAACGAAATGAAAAAGACTTGGATGAATTAAAGGCTTTAAATTTACCTGTAGATACAAAATATTTAGACTCTACTATTAAAAATCAATTATTAGAAGAAATTGAGGATATAGATAGCAAAGTTAAAGGTGTAATTGTTGGAAGTGATAATTACCATAGCCTAAAATTACTTTCGAAAAAATATGAAAAGAAAGTAGACTTGGTACACATAGACCCTCCATACAATACTTTTTCTAGTGGGTTTCTATATAAAAACTCATTCCAGCATTCAAGTTGGCTTTCTCTCATGGAGAGTCGTATAAATGCATCCCTGCCAATGTTAGCTAACAATTTTGTTTATCAATCACATATCGATGAAAACGAATATGAAAGATTATTCAATTTATTTGAAGATAAAAACTTAGGTTATTTGTCTTCAATTATATGGAATAAACAAAACCCTATGATGGGAGGAAAAGGATTAGCTTTTCAACATGAGTATATCATTTGGGGATCTGATTCTAATGAACCTTTCCCGATGAAAAATGAAAATGTACTTGAAATGATAAAGTATAAAGACTCTTTAATTTCGCAATACAATGGAGTCACTGATGAAGTAAGACTTAAGTATTCCAAATGGGTCAAATCAAATAAGAAGTTGTCCGGAGGAGAACTAGCAAATCAATATATTGAAGATGATGGAAGAATTTATCAATCTGTTGGGATGTCATGGCCAAATCCAAAACCAGCACCAGAACAGTTTTTTAGACCATTAGTTCATCCTGTCACAGGTGAGAATTGTCCTATTCCATCAAGAGGTTGGTCAAGATCTCCTGATAAAATGGATGAATTAGTTTCAAGTAATGAAATCATTTTTGGTAAAGATCATAATACTCAACCAAGAAGAAAAATTTACTTAACAACAGAATCTAAAAAACCAATACCATCAGTTATTACCAGTGGTGCTAAAGGTAAAGTTGAACTTGATCATATGGGTTTAGGTTTTAGTTACTGTCACCCAACATCTCTTTACGAAACTCTTTTTTATGCAGGTCTACGAGGAAAACGTGACGGCATCATTTTAGACTATTTCGGAGGATCTGGTACAACAGCACATGCAACCTTAAAGCTTAATAAATTTGATAATGGAAATAGAACATATATTTTATTTGAACAAGGCCAACACCTCGAAAGTGTGCTACTCCCGAGAATAAAAAAAGCAATGTTTTCAGAGAGCTGGAAAAACGGGGTTCCAAAATTAGATGATTCAGGAAGCTCTCATTGCTTTAAATATATGTATTTAGAAAGTTACGAAGATACATTAAACAACCTCAAGCTTAAAAAAGCCCAACAAACATCTGATTTGTTTGAAATGATGAATGAAGAAGGCAAATCTGATTATCTGCTAAACTATATGCTTGAAACTGAAAGCAAAGGCTCTCTATTAAGTACAGATGATTTCAAAAAACCGTTTGATTATAAAATGAAGATTGCGGTTGATTCGGCAGGTGCAAGTGAAGAACAAAATGTTGACTTGGTTGAAACCTTTAACTATTTGATTGGCCTGCACGTGAATACTATTGAGTCAAACCTAGATAGGGGTTATGTGCGTATTGAAGGTAAGCTCCCCTCTGGTGAACGCGCGTTAGTGTTATGGCGTGACTGTGAAAAAATTCAATATGATGACTTTACTAAATTTGCTAACCGCTTTGATTTGTTCGCCAAACAAAAAACCTTTGATGTGATATACGTAAATGGTGATCACAACTTACCTACAGCTTTCACAGATGAAGGTGCTGATGGTGTAGAAAGCACAAGGACACTGAAACTACGTCAAATCGAACCTGAGTTTTTAGAGCAAATGTTTGCTCCTGACGAACTAGTGTAAGGAGTAATAACATGGCTATAGGTAAAGCAACTAAAAAGAAAACCAATAAAAAACTTAGTTTTCACCAACAACTGGTGCTAAACCGCTTTATGTACCGTTTTTTTACTGATGGTACATTACAAGGATTAAAGTCACGTTTGGGTGAAGACCGCTTTGAAGGCATTCATGATGATGGGCAAAGTAATTACTTTCATGAACTCTGTAACAATTACTTTAACGCTGAGCTTATTAACAGTGATGATTTAAGACGGTATGACTTAAATATTGTTACTCATTGGCAGCAAATTACTGAGCACCGCAATCGTAAAGAAGATACTGTGATGAATATGAAGTACTTTCAGTATTTGTCGCTACTGTTTACTGAAATCTACTTAGACTTTTACTTTAATAAAAAGCAGTTGCTACTTGATGGTTTAAACCAAGAATTAACTGTTTTTAATAAAGAACAAAAAGCGGCTGATAACTTTCAAGAGTATATTTTAGACGAACTAAATAAGCTTGCTTTTTGGAATGCCACAGGCTCAGGTAAAACACTACTTTTACACGTAAATATATTGCAGTACTTGCATTACTATCAGGCAGGTAATTCGCACAACTACCCGGATAAAATAATATTACTAACCCCTGATGAGCGCCTATCCGCACAGCATTTAAAAGAGTTACATGACTCAGGCTTTGACCATGTAAGGCTTTTTGATAAAAACGGTAATACGCCATTTAGAGGCACAATAGAAGTTATTGATATCAATAAGCTTGCCGATGATATGGGTGATAAAACTGTTGCAGTAGAAGCCTTTGAAGGCAATAACCTGGTACTTATTGATGAAGGCCATAAGGGCACAGGTACAGCTGCAGGTGCTTGGATGCGACGCCGCGACACCTTGACAAAAGACGGCTTTGCGTTTGAGTACTCGGCAACCTTTGGTCAAGCAGTGGCTGACGGTAAAACCGTTGAAGCTGTAAAAACAGATATTCAAAAGAAAAAAGCTAAAATGCTTTTTGAAACAACTGCGCTGAATAAACTAGACGAAGAGCAATTAGCCAAGCTTGAACTTGATTATGCAGAGCTGCGCGATGCCCGTATTCAAGCAACGCGTGAAGTGTATGGTAAGTCGGTACTGTTTGATTACTCATATAAGTTTTTCTATGAGGACGGTTACGGTAAAGAGTCGTTAATACTCAACTTAGGCGATGATAAAAGCGAAGAGCGCCGCTATGAATACTTTACAGCTTGCTTGTTAAGCTTTTATCAACAGCAATTTTTGTATACTAAAAGCGAAGAGCAGCTAAGCGAGTTTAATATTGAAAATCCGCTTTGGGTTTTTGTGGGGAGCTCGGTTTCTAAAGAAGATTCTGATATTCAGCAAGTGGTTAAGTTTTTAGCGTGGTTTTTAAATAATGAAAACCAAGCGAAAGCGTGGATTAAGGACCTAGTTGCAAATAAAGCAAGAATACTTGATACCAAAGAGCGTAATATTTTTCATAACCGCTTTACGCCATTAATGGGTACAGGCAAAGACGAAGCGCAAATCTATTTAGATATTTTGAACAGATTATTCAATACCACTTACACTGGCCAGCGTTTAATTGTTGCGAATTTAAAAGGCAGCAAAGGTGAGTTGGCACTACGTGTAGGTACATCGAAGCCGTTTGGCCTAATTAACGTTGGTGACTCCTCTAAGCTTTACAAAGCGTTAGATGAGGAACAGTCATTTGATTATATAACCGATGACTTTGCTAAAACCTTATTTAATTCCATCAATGATAAAGATTCTAAGCTAAATATTTTGATTGGCTCTCGTAAGTTTACCGAGGGGTGGTCTAGCTGGCGCGTTTCGACAATGGGCTTGCTTAACATTGGCCGTGGCGAAGGCTCTCAAATAATTCAGTTATTTGGCCGTGGTGTACGCTTAAAAGGTAAAGGTTACTCTTTAA contains:
- a CDS encoding SNF2-related protein; translation: MNITPYHAKYFAHELSILHANNGVDRLSQSLFDASVDLNPHQIEAALFALDNPLNKGVVLADEVGLGKTIEAGLVLCQYWAERKRKLLIICPASLRRQWAQELQDKFNLPSQILDAKTYNQLQKSGIYNPLNNKQVVIMSYHYAARLEDKLVGQMWDLVVIDEAHKLRNAHRESNKMGQALKRALFGRKKLLLTATPLQNSLMELYGMSTLIDEHIFGDDKAFRKQFMQGDSDQQELKERLAGFVKRTLRKQVLEYVKYTQRKALTVPFTPSDQEQALYDAVSTFIEKDHSYALPKRQKHLTGLILRKLLASSSHAVLNTLQVMKRRLEQLKEQRDDHEDDLLRTIIEDDDLETDYLDEEDIDELLDQDAAKEVIDDKRLEDEIKELEGFISQAEGINNDEKAKALLQALELGFSQMAEMGAAQKVIIFTESKRTQAYLATFLAQHGFKDKIVTFSGSNTHIEATEIYKSWRDKHAGSDVVTGSPQVDRRTALIEHFRDSAEVMIATEAAAEGVNLQFCSLLINYDLPWNPQRVEQRIGRCHRYGQKFDVVVINFMNQRNYADQRVLELLTHKFTLFDGVFGASDSVLGSLESGVDFEKRIQQIYQECRSPAEIEAAFETLQKELEADINVKMQQTQEALLEHFDEDIHDLLKIKLDQANERLDKVSRWFWAVTQHQLQEQAYFNEQDYTFTLTNKVAEQAQGKYQLIRKGTPPENTAQQAIDSHAHKYRITHPLGEYVIDNARVTDTPKNEIIFDYKNHPTKVSVAEKLQGQSGWLSLNLLRIEAFQTEEHLVFTGITDKGQLIDAEACKALFNVGATNGSGIASDIPEKFLENQTRQLDAKLAEAMDLNNQYFQEERDKLEKWADDKVLAAEQALVDTKNQIKSLKRESRHATSVEEQQQMQKQLKDLERKQRQQRAEIWDVEDEIAEKRDALIKALEIRMKQKTEVNELFTIRWSVK
- a CDS encoding helix-turn-helix transcriptional regulator produces the protein MINFLSLGQVINKTTLCKSNIYKLMSNGEFPKNFTVSGKRKAWLESDVEEWMLSKLEATEE
- the mads1 gene encoding methylation-associated defense system helix-turn-helix domain-containing protein MAD1, translated to MSDEILTIQELALYLKLNEKTAYRLAGEGKLPGFKVGGSWRFKREDIEQWIEQKKQGV
- a CDS encoding site-specific DNA-methyltransferase, which produces MSKYNELVKKLKEIFQIDRPELDFGIYRILNAKADEINNYLENTLKQKISDALATAGNANKEELEKQLTSAIKAAEDAGFNPEDSPKVKDLRQQIIATSQGANEHENAVFTHLLSFFSRYYDSGDFVSKRRYKGDTYAIPYAGEEVMLHWANKDQYYIKSGENFANYSFKLVDGRKVSFKLLAADTAKDNRKDNDADRRFVLIEPHTRTKFDEEGNEYDEEYQPVTVVKSDGTEELVIQFEYKAVKKGTKQDALVTDALQKVLSHDLVQSSWADITKREPTEKNPNRTLLEKHLTTYTQRNTADYFIHKDLGGFLSNELDFYIKNEVMNLDNVQNAEVFADIEKQLRMIQCLRSISSDIITFLAQLENFQKKLWTKRKFVTKSDYCISLDMLSKALQDKVLECSELWADWINLGLVTKRNEKDLDELKALNLPVDTKYLDSTIKNQLLEEIEDIDSKVKGVIVGSDNYHSLKLLSKKYEKKVDLVHIDPPYNTFSSGFLYKNSFQHSSWLSLMESRINASLPMLANNFVYQSHIDENEYERLFNLFEDKNLGYLSSIIWNKQNPMMGGKGLAFQHEYIIWGSDSNEPFPMKNENVLEMIKYKDSLISQYNGVTDEVRLKYSKWVKSNKKLSGGELANQYIEDDGRIYQSVGMSWPNPKPAPEQFFRPLVHPVTGENCPIPSRGWSRSPDKMDELVSSNEIIFGKDHNTQPRRKIYLTTESKKPIPSVITSGAKGKVELDHMGLGFSYCHPTSLYETLFYAGLRGKRDGIILDYFGGSGTTAHATLKLNKFDNGNRTYILFEQGQHLESVLLPRIKKAMFSESWKNGVPKLDDSGSSHCFKYMYLESYEDTLNNLKLKKAQQTSDLFEMMNEEGKSDYLLNYMLETESKGSLLSTDDFKKPFDYKMKIAVDSAGASEEQNVDLVETFNYLIGLHVNTIESNLDRGYVRIEGKLPSGERALVLWRDCEKIQYDDFTKFANRFDLFAKQKTFDVIYVNGDHNLPTAFTDEGADGVESTRTLKLRQIEPEFLEQMFAPDELV
- a CDS encoding DUF2787 family protein gives rise to the protein MMNSITSPCAYVSLLPALQRYLAASISLCAIPDTTHAIALNFKHSPYLTNRTGPRPLEVHLFRSQPAKPWQIATMTSFAFTDKDTERLEVELYFNFRHQWFYQPDIKRCELNQPHVIELFHCWQGALVNTFNQQHFDHFTAKTINRINL
- a CDS encoding RNase H family protein → MNTEIYVEAALVETQRDRFVGGIGFIALDDNACIGNENWEYFGYTSNRLELELSALAFGLKHASDGDIIYSSSDYCVDGFNDWLAGWKRRDWRKANKKPITNEDLWRLVDKLSANKHIEVKKADNRLAGKHAAYRYALAAANRQL
- the radC gene encoding RadC family protein → MRTTNQSNHHYPFKTSGLNELLERAAEALALKYKREGTFTDVANVKEYLTLKLGAHEREVFAVMFLDSQHQLISFEEMFFGTIDAASVYPREVLKMALSHNAAAVIFAHNHPSGVPEPSQADKRITERLVEALKLVDIRVLDHIVVGESCVSFAEKGWI
- a CDS encoding DEAD/DEAH box helicase family protein; this translates as MAIGKATKKKTNKKLSFHQQLVLNRFMYRFFTDGTLQGLKSRLGEDRFEGIHDDGQSNYFHELCNNYFNAELINSDDLRRYDLNIVTHWQQITEHRNRKEDTVMNMKYFQYLSLLFTEIYLDFYFNKKQLLLDGLNQELTVFNKEQKAADNFQEYILDELNKLAFWNATGSGKTLLLHVNILQYLHYYQAGNSHNYPDKIILLTPDERLSAQHLKELHDSGFDHVRLFDKNGNTPFRGTIEVIDINKLADDMGDKTVAVEAFEGNNLVLIDEGHKGTGTAAGAWMRRRDTLTKDGFAFEYSATFGQAVADGKTVEAVKTDIQKKKAKMLFETTALNKLDEEQLAKLELDYAELRDARIQATREVYGKSVLFDYSYKFFYEDGYGKESLILNLGDDKSEERRYEYFTACLLSFYQQQFLYTKSEEQLSEFNIENPLWVFVGSSVSKEDSDIQQVVKFLAWFLNNENQAKAWIKDLVANKARILDTKERNIFHNRFTPLMGTGKDEAQIYLDILNRLFNTTYTGQRLIVANLKGSKGELALRVGTSKPFGLINVGDSSKLYKALDEEQSFDYITDDFAKTLFNSINDKDSKLNILIGSRKFTEGWSSWRVSTMGLLNIGRGEGSQIIQLFGRGVRLKGKGYSLKRSTPAQRPKGLHLEKLETLNIFGVRADYMATFKQYLEAEGITPSDEILELDFETRPSLPKTKLKTLKLKDGYKDNQKKGFKRVHFPNLYEVPAEFKGKIKTPHIKLDLYPKLEALSTTDTGDKTPASDRIPRNIDYKVIAAFDFERIYLALQDFKLQRGWSNLRLEKKRLEDFCLGKTDAGNSWYTLLIPAQDLEIKLYSDIQKQEDIMIRLLEDYTDRFYKALKNAYEGQFFEVTHVHEDDPGMLKVYNFEIDESDDGFEYSARLEELQKIVASGDVGEAKKWEAPGVVAVTFDKHLYYPLMSIDKDAGLPLKMRPMAFDAPSEIQFVTELQEFVDSKRGQEVIGDKSIYLLRNADTKAKGLGFALAENFYPDFLLWLVDDATGEQWLSLIDPKGIRQIDLNSGKFGLYKEIKNYEQDNLNLSSFILSGTSFNDLLNVSLSKDELEDANVVFMEDGKDVYLEKIIRGMVA